DNA sequence from the Deltaproteobacteria bacterium genome:
ACCTGGAGGACGACATCCATGGCCACGTTGTCGCCCGGCATCACCATCTCCACGTTCGCCGGCAGCGTGCACGAGCCGGTCACGTCGGTGGTGCGGAAGTAGAACTGCGGGCGATAGCCGTTGAAGA
Encoded proteins:
- the tuf gene encoding elongation factor Tu (EF-Tu; promotes GTP-dependent binding of aminoacyl-tRNA to the A-site of ribosomes during protein biosynthesis; when the tRNA anticodon matches the mRNA codon, GTP hydrolysis results; the inactive EF-Tu-GDP leaves the ribosome and release of GDP is promoted by elongation factor Ts; many prokaryotes have two copies of the gene encoding EF-Tu) produces the protein FNGYRPQFYFRTTDVTGSCTLPANVEMVMPGDNVAMDVVLQVPVAMEKESRFAVREGGRTVGAGVVSEIVE